In the genome of Deinococcus hopiensis KR-140, the window ACCCGCCGCCGAAGTCGCGGACGTGCTGGTGCTGCACCGGGAGGACGTGGATGCGGGGGCACGGACGCGCGCGGATCTGCGCGCGCAAGCAGAGCGGCAGGGGCGTGAACTCCGCGTGCTGCGGGCGGTGTTGCCGGTCCTCGCGGAGAGCGACGCTGAGGCGCAGGCCCTGGCGGAGGACTGGGAAGCGCGGGCGGCCCAGAAAAGCGGGTGGCCGCGCGCGCAGCGCTTTGTGGGCACGCCGGAGGCCTTTGCGGACATGGCCGAAACCTGGGTCGCGGCGGGTGCCGCTGACGGGCTGCACATTTTCCCTCCAAACCTGCCAGACGGCCTGACGCGCTTCGTTGACCTCGCGGTGCCTGAACTCACGTGGCGTGGCCTCGCCCGCACCGCCTACGACGGCCTCACCCTGCGCCACCACCTCGGCCTCACCCGGCCCGAGAGCCGCTATGCCCGGAGGACCGCATGATCCCCCCTCACGCCCGTCAAATCCACCTCGGCGTCTTCCTGCAGGGCGTCGGCCACACCATCGCCTGGCGCGCCGAGGAACACGCCGACCTCACCGACTTCCAGACCTACGTGCGCTTTGCCCGCACCGCCGAGCGGGGCCTTTTCGACTTCGTCTTTTTCGGGGAGGGCCTGATGGTCCGCGAGCACCAGGGACGCTTTTTCGGTCCCATCGTGAACGGCCGTCCAGACACCCTGGCGCTGCTGCCCGCTCTGGCCGCGGTGACGCAGAAGGTCGGGCTCGCCGCGACGCTTTCGACGACCTACAACGAGCCGTACGAACTCGCCCGGCAGCTTGCCTCGCTCGACCATGTAAGCGGTGGGCGGGCCGGGTGGAACGTCGTGACCAGCTTCAGCAACTCGGCGGCGAAGGATGCGGGCGGTGACGGCATTGCCTTCAACCACAGCCGCGAACGCCACCTGGAACACGCCACCCGCTACGACCGCGCGCGTGAATTCGTGGCCCTGGTGCAGGCGCTGTGGGACTCGGGCGGAGAAGCCCGGCCCCTCAACCACATCGGCCGGTGGTTTAAGGTTGCCGGTCCGCTCGACGTGCCCCGTCCACCGCAGGGACGGCCCATCATCATCCAGGCGGGGCAGTCGCCGGACGGGCGCGACCTCGCCGCGCGCATTGCGGACGTGGTGTTTAGCCCCCACCGCCGCCTGGAAGACGCGCTGGAGTACGCCGGCGACCTCACGCGCCGCCTCGCCGCGCTGGGCCGGTCTCGGAATGACGTGCGGATTCTGCCAGGCCTTTCGGTCATCGTCGCGCCGACCGAGGAGGAAGCGCACGCGAAGGCGGCGCGCTACCGGGCGCTGCTCCTCACCGACGGCGTCGTGCGTTACCTGCTGAGCGAGCCGAGCGGCGCCAACTTTGACGGCGTGGACCTTGACGCTGCCTTTCCCGACCCCGATGTGACGGCCCCGGAAGTCAATGGCCCCCTGCTGGAGCGCTGGACCGCGCAGGCGCGTGAAGAGGGGCTCACGCCCCGGCAGTTGGTGGAGCGCACCGCGCCGCGCCCCTCTCTGGTCGGAACGCCTACGCAGGTCGCGGACCACATCCAGACCTGGTTGGAAGCGGGAGCCAGCGACGGCTTCCTGCTGAGCCCAACCCTCTTTCCGAACGACCTCGACGACTTCGTGGACCTCGCCGTGCCGGAGTTGCAGCGCCGGGGCCTGTTTCGCACCGCATATGCGGGAGCGACCCTGCGCGACCACCTCGGGCTACGCCAACCCGTCCCTGCCCAGGCGGAGGAGGTGGGCGCTTGAGCCTCACGCTGTCGGTTCTCGACGTATCGCCTGTGCCGGAGGGCGGGACGGGTGCGGACGCCGTACGTCAGACGCTGGAGTACGCTGACCTCGCCGAGGCGCTCGGCTACGCCCGCTTCTGGCTGGCAGAACACCACAACATGCCGGGGTTCGCGGGCGTCGCGCCCGAGGTGCTTATCGGCGTCATCGCGGCGCGCACCCGGCGCATCCGCGTGGGGTCGGGCGGGGTGCTCCTGCCGAACTACGCGCCCCTCAAGGTCGCCGAGGTCTTCCGCACCCTGGAGGCCCTTACGCCAGGCCGAATTGACCTGGGCATCGGGCGCGCCCCCAAGATGGATCCGCGCAGCGCCCTCGCCCTGCGCGGCAGTGAGGACCGCCTGCGGGCGGCGGACGACATCGGGCGGCAGGTGGAAGAGCTCGAAGGCTACGCGGAGGTCGCCCCCTCACCCTTCGCGCCCGACCATCCACTGTTTGACGTGAGGGCGTCTCCCGAAGGTGCGCCCCTCCCGCCGGTGTGGCTGCTCGGATCTGGACAGCTCAGCGCGGGAATCGCGGCACGCCACGGACGGGGCTTCGCCGCGGCGCACCACTTCAGCCCGCTGGAGTCTGAGGCGGCCGTGCGGACCTACCGGGAACACTTCGTTCCGTCGGTGGCCTTTCCGTTTCCCTACGCCGTCGCCACCGTATCGGTCATTGCGGCGGACACGGCGGAACTCGCCGAGGGCCTCGCGCGCGCCTCTCAGCTCGCCTTCTTGCGCCGCTTGAATGGAGAGCGCAGGCCTGCCCCCACGGTCGAAGAGGCGCGCGCGCACACCTTCACGCCTGAGGAAGAGGAGAAGCTGCGGCCGTTCGCGCCTCTGCACGGCACGCCAGACCGTGTACGGGCAGAACTGACGGCGCTGGCCCGGCGCCTGAACGTCAATGAGCTGATGGTCAGCACGGTCGTCGCCGACGTTGCCCGGCGGCGGCGCTCTCTGGAACTGATCGCAGACGCCCTCGGACTGCTGGGGCGTCGCCAAGCGCTCGCGGCGTTGTGAGGGCCCTCCCTTGACGGTGGGGTTCCGGCCCCTGAGCGCCATCTGGCCGGCAGGCTGTGCGGGAACAGCAGCCGTACCGCAGCGGGGAACAGCAGCGGGACCGGCCAATCCATGCGGCTGTATCGCCGCTTCATCCATATGACGTGCGAGAACCTCTTCACGCGCGGCCCAATAGGTCAGCCACAAGACCCTGTGATGCGGATTCCGGATCATGCGTTCCGTCCGCTCCGGTGATTCCACGCCTCGGTGTCGTTTCCCACTCTCGCTGCTGCGCAGCGTTGCCCGTCCGTTTGGGTCAGCCCACGATTTCATTACGGATGAGCCAGAATCCTCATAATAACAGAACGTCAATTTTGCGCCGTTCCTGATCAACGGACCGCACCACCGGGTCCGCGCCACTGCATCTGGGCCACCGCGTCTGGGTCACCGGGGAATACGGGGACGTGCTGAACGTTCGCCTCCAGGAACACCAGGGTGCGGTTGTGGCAAGTTGCCGGGGTAGGGTGCTGAGCGGTGAGAAGCTCCCCGGTCACCGGGACGCCGAGGAACCTCTGCTGGAGCGCGGCACCGTTTACCGTCGTGAATGGCCGTCCATAAGTTTGGCGTGGGTCTGTATAATCCGGCGGCATCGTGGCTGAAGGCGCGTGGGCACCGGCCTACCCGGCGGAAGCGAGGGGGGACGTGGGCACGGGCGAGGCGCGTAGAGTTGAACCAGGGGCCTGCGTGCTCCGGGCACGTCCTCCTGGGGCGCGGGCACGTCCCTTGGCCTGAAACCAGAAAGACCAGTTTGGAGTTCATCTTCCCGGCCCAGCTGCCGGGTTTTCTTTCGGCCGCCTGAGCTGCACGCCCAGACGCGCTTCTCCACGGTGATGGCGGGCACAGACGTAACGCACGGCATTCGGGGGAAAACCCCCACAACGGCAGAGGCTCGGGGCTCCTGGCCGAGCCGGGCGTACCCAACCCCACAGGGCAGGGGGCGGTCCAGCAGCTGGCCAAAGGGGGAAAGGCGGCTCTGGTGCCGCCGCGAAACGCACCCGGGAAGAGGACGTCCGCCGGAGACGCCGAGAGGCACACGCCCGGAGCGCATCCGCGCGACTCTCCCCTCAAGGCGCGCTGCATATGAGCACATTCTGAAGACGCTGTCATTCAAGCATGGAAAGGAGAGCGTCACGCGCATGACGGGGTGTAGGCAGAACCAGTCAGTCTACCTGGAGGAAGCGTGTTCAAGCGGCAATTGGTCCTGATCACGGCGCTCCTCTCAAGCTCGGCGCACGTCAGCGCGCAGGGGAGATTCAGCGCGCTCGAGCTCCACCTTCAAACTGATGAATGGGGTGGGCACCACCCCGACCGCAGGCAATGGATCCGCAAAGCCCAGCGCCGCCACTCCGCCAAAACCCGCACCAGGCGTCAATTCCGCCACGCTGACCTTCTGGGCGTCTCCCGCCGTGCGGCAGAAGGTCATTCAAGCGTTCGTGCAGGAAATGGGCAGGCTCAGCCCCGAAGCGGGCGCGGAGTGGAAGAAGGTCTTCACGGGCACCGGTGTCTTCGCGGCGGTAGACCAGGAAGTCAAAACGCGCTTTGGAATGAGTTCCACCACCTGCGGACGTGTGGGCGGTGTAGTGGAGTTAGGCCTGGCTCATGACGCGCAGCCGGACGGACCAGCCGACACGGGCGCAGGTGGTGGGACTTCGCGACCAGTTTCGCCCCCCTGCTGCGCTCACTGCCCGACGTGGCGGGCATGAACGACGCCCACAAGCAGGAAATGGCGGAATCATTGCTTCTGCACACGGTGATGTTTGGTGCGTTCGCTGAAGCGCGCAAGGAAGACCCGAACAGCCGTGCCGAGTTTGGCCAGGGCCTTCAGCAGGGGACCGCGTCCCTCGGACTGGACCTCGGCAAGGTGGACCTGACGAACCAGGGCTTCGCGGTGAAGAAATGAACCACCTTTAGCCCGGCATGCGCATTTCCAGCAGTACGGTGTCTGGGAGAGGGGGCCTTCGTAAGCGGATCACCGCCGCGATGGCGCCGGCGACCACTTCCAGCTTGTCCTCCGGATTCCAGGGCCCTCAGCGCTTCTTCCGACAGCAGGGTGTCCGCGGCACTGTCCTCCACCGCGAGCAGTGACGGTGGAAGCGCAGGAGGGGACATTGAAGCGGTGGGATGTCCCTCACCCCAGAACCTCCCTCTCCCTATACCACGCCCTGAACCAGGGCCTTCAGGAGCGTGACCAGGGCGCTGTACGACGTGGGTTTGTGCAGGTACGCCTGGCCACCGGACGCCAGAACCCTCGATTCATCCAGAGGCTGCCACCCTGAACTCCACAGCACCACCTTGAGGTCACGCGCGCTGTGCCTCAGCTCAAGCAGCACTTC includes:
- a CDS encoding NtaA/DmoA family FMN-dependent monooxygenase (This protein belongs to a clade of FMN-dependent monooxygenases, within a broader family of flavin-dependent oxidoreductases, the luciferase-like monooxygenase (LMM) family, some of whose members use coenzyme F420 rather than FMN.); protein product: MIPPHARQIHLGVFLQGVGHTIAWRAEEHADLTDFQTYVRFARTAERGLFDFVFFGEGLMVREHQGRFFGPIVNGRPDTLALLPALAAVTQKVGLAATLSTTYNEPYELARQLASLDHVSGGRAGWNVVTSFSNSAAKDAGGDGIAFNHSRERHLEHATRYDRAREFVALVQALWDSGGEARPLNHIGRWFKVAGPLDVPRPPQGRPIIIQAGQSPDGRDLAARIADVVFSPHRRLEDALEYAGDLTRRLAALGRSRNDVRILPGLSVIVAPTEEEAHAKAARYRALLLTDGVVRYLLSEPSGANFDGVDLDAAFPDPDVTAPEVNGPLLERWTAQAREEGLTPRQLVERTAPRPSLVGTPTQVADHIQTWLEAGASDGFLLSPTLFPNDLDDFVDLAVPELQRRGLFRTAYAGATLRDHLGLRQPVPAQAEEVGA
- a CDS encoding DUF6683 family protein — encoded protein: MPDVAGMNDAHKQEMAESLLLHTVMFGAFAEARKEDPNSRAEFGQGLQQGTASLGLDLGKVDLTNQGFAVKK
- a CDS encoding LLM class flavin-dependent oxidoreductase, whose translation is MSLTLSVLDVSPVPEGGTGADAVRQTLEYADLAEALGYARFWLAEHHNMPGFAGVAPEVLIGVIAARTRRIRVGSGGVLLPNYAPLKVAEVFRTLEALTPGRIDLGIGRAPKMDPRSALALRGSEDRLRAADDIGRQVEELEGYAEVAPSPFAPDHPLFDVRASPEGAPLPPVWLLGSGQLSAGIAARHGRGFAAAHHFSPLESEAAVRTYREHFVPSVAFPFPYAVATVSVIAADTAELAEGLARASQLAFLRRLNGERRPAPTVEEARAHTFTPEEEEKLRPFAPLHGTPDRVRAELTALARRLNVNELMVSTVVADVARRRRSLELIADALGLLGRRQALAAL